The Garra rufa chromosome 23, GarRuf1.0, whole genome shotgun sequence genome includes a region encoding these proteins:
- the lrrtm4l1 gene encoding leucine rich repeat transmembrane neuronal 4 like 1 codes for MGSVICDKRLAGLLLLQASSLLLFSSGERMCPYSCRCEGKIVHCESSGFQDVPENISVSCQGLSLRYNDLHTMLPYQFAHLNQLLWLYLDHNQIMFVDSRAFQGVRRLKELILSSNRISQLHNVTFHGVPNLRSLDLSYNKLQELQPGQFFGLRKLQNLHLRSNGLTTIPVRTFLECRSLEFLDLGYNRLRVLTRTAFLGLSRLMELHLEHNQFSRINFFLFPRLANLRALYLQWNRIRAVNQGLPWSWYTLQKLDVSGNEIQVLDPVVFQCLPNLQVLNLESNKLANVSQEVVAAWISLTAISLAGNMWDCGPGICPLVVWLKSFRGTKDTSIICSSPKHLQGEKVMEASKNYIDCDDYEITAQSPLYLQTYDPNYDLTLEPTEPTMSPTTPPPPLPSPASEAPFPPPHPRPPQRPTFPSRANPDPRDSHQWTPSTSDSLLVTPAPEQDNVSFHKVVMGGVALFLSVSLVLSVIYVSWRRYPGATRLLQQSSVGRKRRKKSQEPEQNLSSQLQEYYMSYNPAATPEALEVLGNGTGTCTCTISGSRECENEYTCPRPLPGAWIGDIPTIH; via the coding sequence GTTCTGTTATTTGTGACAAGAGATTAGCGGGCCTCCTCCTCCTTCAAGCCTCCTCCCTCCTGCTGTTCAGTTCTGGAGAAAGGATGTGCCCCTATAGCTGTCGCTGCGAGGGAAAAATTGTCCATTGCGAGTCGTCTGGCTTCCAGGACGTCCCAGAAAATATTTCAGTCAGTTGTCAAGGTCTGTCCCTGCGCTATAATGACCTGCACACAATGCTCCCCTACCAGTTTGCCCATCTTAACCAGCTGCTGTGGCTGTACCTGGACCACAATCAAATCATGTTTGTGGATAGTCGCGCTTTTCAAGGGGTGAGGCGATTGAAGGAGTTGATCTTGAGCTCCAATAGGATTTCACAGCTCCACAATGTTACTTTTCATGGAGTACCCAACCTACGCAGTCTCGACCTGTCCTACAACAAGTTGCAGGAGCTGCAGCCAGGCCAGTTTTTTGGTCTCCGGAAACTGCAGAATCTGCACTTGCGCTCCAATGGACTGACGACAATCCCTGTTCGTACGTTTCTAGAGTGTAGAAGCTTGGAGTTTCTAGACTTGGGCTATAATCGGCTTCGGGTTCTTACTCGTACGGCGTTCCTGGGTTTGTCTCGACTTATGGAGCTCCACCTGGAGCATAATCAGTTCTCACGAATCAACTTCTTTCTTTTTCCTCGCCTTGCTAACCTCCGTGCCCTGTATCTACAATGGAACCGTATTCGAGCTGTCAACCAAGGCCTTCCGTGGAGCTGGTACACCTTGCAAAAGCTTGATGTCTCTGGCAATGAGATACAGGTACTAGATCCTGTTGTATTTCAATGCCTCCCCAATCTTCAGGTCCTCAACTTAGAGTCTAACAAACTGGCCAATGTGTCTCAGGAGGTTGTGGCTGCCTGGATCTCCCTAACAGCTATTAGCCTTGCAGGCAACATGTGGGATTGTGGACCAGGTATTTGTCCTCTGGTTGTCTGGCTCAAGAGTTTCAGAGGCACCAAGGACACTAGTATAATCTGCAGCAGTCCCAAGCACCTTCAAGGGGAGAAGGTCATGGAGGCTTCAAAGAACTACATTGATTGTGATGATTATGAAATTACTGCACAGTCACCTTTGTATCTCCAGACCTATGATCCAAATTATGACCTAACCCTAGAACCGACTGAACCGACAATGTCTCCTACAACGCCACCTCCACCCTTGCCTTCACCTGCCTCTGAGGCGCCTTTTCCCCCTCCCCATCCTCGGCCGCCTCAACGTCCCACCTTCCCCAGCCGTGCAAATCCAGATCCCAGAGACTCCCATCAATGGACACCCTCAACATCCGACAGCTTATTAGTCACACCAGCTCCTGAACAAGACAACGTGTCATTTCACAAAGTGGTGATGGGTGGGGTGGCACTGTTTCTCTCGGTGTCCCTTGTCTTGTCTGTAATTTATGTCTCCTGGAGACGTTACCCCGGTGCCACCCGGCTGTTGCAGCAGAGTTCAGTGGGCCGAAAGCGGAGGAAAAAGAGTCAGGAGCCAGAACAGAACCTGAGCTCCCAGCTCCAGGAATATTACATGAGCTACAACCCTGCAGCCACGCCAGAAGCCTTGGAGGTGTTGGGCAATGGGACAGGTACCTGCACCTGCACCATATCCGGCTCCCGGGAATGTGAG